The sequence below is a genomic window from Ignavibacteriales bacterium.
AAGAAGCTTTTGAAGGGAAAGCGAAAGGACTAAAAACATCCTGGGATTTTTGAACTGCATTTATAACATCTGTCTTTCACAATTCTGTTGTGAAGCACTTTGTGCCAGTCACGTTCAATCAATTTTGTCTTACACGAAGGACAATAAGTAATCTGTCCTTCTGCATTATGAACATTACCGACATAACAAAATTTAACTCCCATTGATAGTGCAATTGATCTTGCCCGAATAAGTGTAGCTTCCGGTGTTCTTGATTTTTCCATCATTTTAAAGTCAGGATGGAATGCTGTAAAATGTAAAGGTATAGAATCACCGAGATTTTTTAATATCCAATCACATTCATTTTTTATTTCTTCATCAGAATCATTTTCATCCGGGATCAGCAGGGTAGTTATTTCAAACCATATATCGGTTTCATTCTTCAACCATAACAAAGTATCAAGCACATCATCTAGATGCGAAAAAGTAACCTTATGGTAAAACTTTTCTGTAAACGCTTTCAGATCGACATTGGCTGCATCAATATATTGATAGACATCTTTGCGTGCTTCCTTGTCAATATAACCTGCTGTAACCATAACAGATTTTATTTTTTCTTCTCTGGCAATTCTGCTGATATCGATTACATACTCACCGAATATTGTCGGATCATTATATGTAAACGCAATTGATGGCGCTGAATATTTTTTTGCGAGCCGGACAACATCTTCGGGAGAAACATCGAGAGCATTCAGATCATCAAGTTTTGCTTTACTGATCGACCAGTTCTGACAAAACTTGCAGCCAAGATTGCAGCCTGCTGTACCAAAACTTAGAATGTCTGTACCGGGATAAAAATGATTGAGCGGTTTTTTTTCAACAGGATCAATTGCAAAACCAGTTGGTCGTCCATAACCAAGAGTGATTAATTTTCCGTTTTGATTTTGACGAATATAGCAAAAGCCCGGCTGACCATCGCCCATTTTACAGTAACGAGGACAAAGCGTACAAAGTATTTTATCGTTCTCAACAGGCTTCCACCATAACGCTTCTTTTACATCAAACATTTTTTTCTCATCTAATGAAAACAATACTACAATATTGTTTTATTCTATTACTTCAATCCGTAACCAGTTCACTCTGCTTTTATCTGAATAAGGTGCGCCGGAAGCAAACACAACAACGTCATCTTTTTTAACGCAGCCGTTTTCTAAAATTATTTTTTTTGCTTTATCAATTGCCATATGCTCTTTATCAATCGAATCCATATAAACAGGAATCACACCCCATCGTAAACAAAGTTTGTTCATTGTGTCAAAGCTGTCAGAGAGTGCGATTATTTTTGCTTTCGGTCTGAACTTAGAGAAATTAATTGCAGTTCTTCCTTTATTAGTCAAAACAACAATCGCACGTGCGTTAACCTGCTTGCTTAACATTGATATGGCACGTCCGACTGAATCAAATAAATTTTCCTCAAGTGTTGACGGTACTTCTACTTTGTGTTCAATCATTTCAATTGAATGATCATCAGAATTCTTTAAAATGTCATTCATAATTTTTACTGATTGAACAGGGAACTTACCAACGGATGTTTCCGCGCTTAACATCACAACATCAGTCCCGTCCCACACAGCGTTAGCAACATCAGATGCTTCTGCTCTAGTCGGCACCGGGTTATTAACCATCGACTCAAGCATTTGTGTCGCGGTAATGACAAGCTTTCCGACAGCGTTACATCTCAGAATAATTTTTTTCTGGATGATAGGAACTTCCTGGGGAGCCATTTCAACTCCAAGATCACCTCGTGCAACCATTATACCATCCGCTGCATTCAATATTGATTCAAAATTTTCTACCGCTTCAGGTTTTTCAATCTTAGCAATTACTGGAATAGAAGAATTTTTTTTCTTCAGCCATTCTTTGAGTTTGATAACATCTTCTGCCTCACGGACAAATGACAGCGCGATAAAATCAACTCGGTGTTTCAAAGCGAATTCAAGGTCTCTGAAATCTTTTTCAGTAACTGATGCCGTAGAAAGTTTCATTCCCGGAAGGTTCATCCCTTTTTTAGGACGAAGGATTCCTCCTTCTTCTATCTCACAAATCACACTTTTGTCTTCTTTGCCGGTGATGCGAAGTTTTATTAATCCGTCATCTATTAAAATTTTATCACCTATTCTCGCATCATCAACAAGGCTTTTATAAGAAGTTGAGATCATTTCCTTTGTACCGATATGGTCGTCAGTTGTGATCTTTATTATGTCTCCTGTCGATATATAAATTTCCGGTTGTGAAAGTTCACCAAGTCGTATTTTAGGTCCCTGTAGATCAATAAGAACTGCGAGTGGTAAATTCTCCGCGACACAAGCTTCGTGAATATTATGGTAGAGCGTTTCGTAAAAATCATAATTGCCGTGAGAAAAATTCAGTCTCACACCATCCGTGCCTGCGTTTAATAATTGCTTGATTGTGCCTAGTGATGATGTTGCGGGACCAAGCGTGCACAACATTTTAGTCTTTGAGAAATTATCAGGGTAGTTTTTCATTTTCGCTTTTTGGTTTTAGCTGTGCTTCCGTTTGTAAATTTCATTGCTCTCGATTTAGAGTAAAGATCTTTTATTTTTTCTTCAACAAGATAAAAAACGCTTTTGGGTTCATACGAACCATTAGGCATTCGTTTTCCTGCTTTTACTCCTGTAAGCAGTTCAATGCCTTCTTCAACTCTTGTGATAGGATAGATGTGAAAATTTTTCTTCTTCACATCGTTAAGAATTTCTTCCTTCAACATAAGTTCCTGAACATTTTGCGCAGGAATAATTACACCGTGATTTTTCACACCGCCGTTTGATTTACATACATCATAAAATCCTTCAATCTTTTCATTAACCCCGCCGATCGGTTGAACATCACCTTTTTGATTTAATGAACCTGTAACCGCCAACGATTGTTTTAAAGGAAGTCCTGACAATGTAGATAACAGCGCGAAAATTTCCGCACATGATGCGCTATCACCATCAACCGTTCCATAGCTTTGTTCAAAGACTAAGTTAGCATTAAATGACAGTGGAAGATTTTGTCCGAACGTTTCTCTGAAGTAACCGGAAATTATAAGCACACCTTTGTTATAATGGCGTCCGCTCATTCCTGCTTCGCGTTCAACATTAATTATGGTTCCGCTTCCGAGTGAAACGGTTGCAGTAATACGCGTAGGTCTTCCGAAAGAATAAAAGTCGGCGCCATAAACAGCAAGTCCGTTTATCTGTCCTATCCTTTCACCATCAGTATCAAGCAGCAGAGTTTTTTCTTTTATCATTGAATCAATTTTTGACTCAAGCATTCCATGCCTGTCCTTAGCAATTTCAAAAGCTTTTTTAACGTGCGCACCGCTTACTATATCAAACCCGTCATCCTTTGCCCAGAAACTTGCTTCGCGTGCAACGTCTGCAATTTTTGAAAATCGTGTTGTCAGTTTATTCTTATGTCCTGCAAACACCGCGCTGATCTCCATCAGGTGAGCAATTGCAGTTTTGTCAAACTCAAGCAGACTTTCTTCTTCAATTAATTTTTTAATTACCCTAGCATATTCAACAAGCACTTTATCCGTGCGGGGAATTTCATAATCAAAATCTGCTTTAACTTTGAACATTTTTTTAAAATCATATTCACGATCTGCTAAAAGAGAATAGATGTATTGGCTGCCGAGAAGTATAACTTTTGTTTCTATGTTTATCGGTTCCGGTTTTAATATAGATGAAGAGAAAGAAAACATTGCGGGCGATTCCTGTATCTCCAACTTTCTGTATGTCAAAACTCTCTTTAATGTTTTCCATACAGCCGCTTCTTCAAAAAGATGAAGAACATTAAGAACAAGAAATCCGCCGTTAGCTTTGAGTAACGATCCGGCTTTGATTTTAGTAAAGTCAGAGTACCAGCCGCCGTGTCCGTCATTTACTTTTTCAATTGTTCCGAACAGGTTTGTAAACGTTGGTGATGTTTCAATAATAACAGGACAATTACTTGATTCGCTATTATCAAGAATTACATTTACATCATACTCTTTGAAGTAGTCGATTAAAAATCCTTCAGGACTTGTATCACCTTCAGGTTTTATACCTTTAAATATCTGAATGTTATCCAGAATATTTTCTTCAACATGATTTAAATAAAGTACAACTTTCGGATCAGGATAACGTTCACGAAGAGAGCTTAAAATTCCGCGAACAACAATTTCGGATGCACCGCGCTCAAGCTTAATTAATTGTTCCTGGAATTCCTGGCTTAGTTGAAGTCCTTTTTTAAAAAGTGACTGAAGTTCAGGCTGGTATGAGTTATACTTTTTAATAACCGATTGAGCATCATCTTTAGTAACTTTGCCTTCCTGTACAAGCTCTTCAAACTGATAAACAGGAACCGGCTTACCATCGATTAAAGGTATTACATCAGGACGGGCAACATCACCGACTTTGATTTGTCCAAGCGTGAAATTTTCTTTTCTGATTTTTTCATCAAAAGAATTCAACAATGCCTGTTCTTTTTCATGATATCCATTTATGATCTTTTGCCTTCTGGCGATGTAGTGATCGCTT
It includes:
- the amrS gene encoding AmmeMemoRadiSam system radical SAM enzyme; translation: MFDVKEALWWKPVENDKILCTLCPRYCKMGDGQPGFCYIRQNQNGKLITLGYGRPTGFAIDPVEKKPLNHFYPGTDILSFGTAGCNLGCKFCQNWSISKAKLDDLNALDVSPEDVVRLAKKYSAPSIAFTYNDPTIFGEYVIDISRIAREEKIKSVMVTAGYIDKEARKDVYQYIDAANVDLKAFTEKFYHKVTFSHLDDVLDTLLWLKNETDIWFEITTLLIPDENDSDEEIKNECDWILKNLGDSIPLHFTAFHPDFKMMEKSRTPEATLIRARSIALSMGVKFCYVGNVHNAEGQITYCPSCKTKLIERDWHKVLHNRIVKDRCYKCSSKIPGCF
- the pyk gene encoding pyruvate kinase, whose amino-acid sequence is MKNYPDNFSKTKMLCTLGPATSSLGTIKQLLNAGTDGVRLNFSHGNYDFYETLYHNIHEACVAENLPLAVLIDLQGPKIRLGELSQPEIYISTGDIIKITTDDHIGTKEMISTSYKSLVDDARIGDKILIDDGLIKLRITGKEDKSVICEIEEGGILRPKKGMNLPGMKLSTASVTEKDFRDLEFALKHRVDFIALSFVREAEDVIKLKEWLKKKNSSIPVIAKIEKPEAVENFESILNAADGIMVARGDLGVEMAPQEVPIIQKKIILRCNAVGKLVITATQMLESMVNNPVPTRAEASDVANAVWDGTDVVMLSAETSVGKFPVQSVKIMNDILKNSDDHSIEMIEHKVEVPSTLEENLFDSVGRAISMLSKQVNARAIVVLTNKGRTAINFSKFRPKAKIIALSDSFDTMNKLCLRWGVIPVYMDSIDKEHMAIDKAKKIILENGCVKKDDVVVFASGAPYSDKSRVNWLRIEVIE
- a CDS encoding AAA family ATPase, which gives rise to MNQPKKSVHRELKPDELRWKCDPDIFEFYSTGDIEPIEGILGQERALKAIRLGVDLRAPGYNIFIAGLSGTGKATTVKKVLEKISSDCPQLNDYAYVNNFKDPDEPILLVFPVGKAKQFRTDISNAINLLKQRIPQTFESDHYIARRQKIINGYHEKEQALLNSFDEKIRKENFTLGQIKVGDVARPDVIPLIDGKPVPVYQFEELVQEGKVTKDDAQSVIKKYNSYQPELQSLFKKGLQLSQEFQEQLIKLERGASEIVVRGILSSLRERYPDPKVVLYLNHVEENILDNIQIFKGIKPEGDTSPEGFLIDYFKEYDVNVILDNSESSNCPVIIETSPTFTNLFGTIEKVNDGHGGWYSDFTKIKAGSLLKANGGFLVLNVLHLFEEAAVWKTLKRVLTYRKLEIQESPAMFSFSSSILKPEPINIETKVILLGSQYIYSLLADREYDFKKMFKVKADFDYEIPRTDKVLVEYARVIKKLIEEESLLEFDKTAIAHLMEISAVFAGHKNKLTTRFSKIADVAREASFWAKDDGFDIVSGAHVKKAFEIAKDRHGMLESKIDSMIKEKTLLLDTDGERIGQINGLAVYGADFYSFGRPTRITATVSLGSGTIINVEREAGMSGRHYNKGVLIISGYFRETFGQNLPLSFNANLVFEQSYGTVDGDSASCAEIFALLSTLSGLPLKQSLAVTGSLNQKGDVQPIGGVNEKIEGFYDVCKSNGGVKNHGVIIPAQNVQELMLKEEILNDVKKKNFHIYPITRVEEGIELLTGVKAGKRMPNGSYEPKSVFYLVEEKIKDLYSKSRAMKFTNGSTAKTKKRK